The genomic DNA AAAATACTCGCATTCAAAACGCTCACCATCAAAGCCGTGCTTTCTCACGTAGTCACTGAATCCGACGCCGGCACCGTCGCGAAAATCGGGTACCGGCTTTTTGTCCAACAGGCAGAATGCCTTCTCTAAATCATCGATACGCGCCTGTGCGCCTGTGCGAACAGATGCCCCCCAACGCTGAACATCCAGTAATGAGTTCATAATGATTTTTTTGCCAAACATGCGCGGATTATTGGTTTTATAATCCCATGACAGCTTTTCAAACAGTGACAGAATGCCTTTTTCGACCATCAGCGACGATTCGGCGCGGAGCTGCTTGAATGATGCCAGTACGTTGTCCAGCGTCGCTTCTGGCATGTTGTCGGTATACAGGGACGAATGCCACTCACTGCGCTGATCGCTGTTCATGAGTGTTAACATCCCGGTGTCTTTCATCAGCTTCTGCCAGAGCTTCCGATCGACTTCCCGTTTCACATTTTTCATCCAAATTTCTGGCCGATCGCAATACTGCACGCTCTTTTCAATCACAGAGGCGAATGACATCGCACCGCCATACTCACACCCCGCCGCATTAAATTCCCCCAACGCTTCCACTAATGCAGACATAGCGGTTTCAACCGCCCCTAGCCCCGCCTGCCGGTGAGCGATGATCTTGTCTATGGCCACTGACGGAATTACCCCCTGTCCTGACTGCGTATCGATGCCGATGTCAGATACGATGTCGTGAAATGATGTTTCTGTAGGCTTCGCCGTCGCGCCGTTGATGTGTTGTTGCAACATGTTGTAATTCCCCCTGTTGGATTAAATAGATGTCTCTGTGAGTATTCGCGTCGCAAACGGGGGAACAGCACGGCGGTGAGCGCTGACAAGGGCGCGCAGCGGCATCGCTTCCCTTGTCAGCATAGAGAGACGACGTGGTGGGATACCTGCGACGTGAATCCCACGGGACATCAACCAACAAGGGAACGATGCGCAACCAGGCACGGCGCAGCGAGAG from Pectobacterium carotovorum includes the following:
- a CDS encoding DUF4942 domain-containing protein, with product MLQQHINGATAKPTETSFHDIVSDIGIDTQSGQGVIPSVAIDKIIAHRQAGLGAVETAMSALVEALGEFNAAGCEYGGAMSFASVIEKSVQYCDRPEIWMKNVKREVDRKLWQKLMKDTGMLTLMNSDQRSEWHSSLYTDNMPEATLDNVLASFKQLRAESSLMVEKGILSLFEKLSWDYKTNNPRMFGKKIIMNSLLDVQRWGASVRTGAQARIDDLEKAFCLLDKKPVPDFRDGAGVGFSDYVRKHGFDGERFECEYFSVRYFKKGSGHVTFLRPELVDMMNDVLSSHYPQALPAA